The proteins below come from a single Pseudomonas sp. MYb118 genomic window:
- a CDS encoding nitrilase-related carbon-nitrogen hydrolase — protein sequence MAQDHSQSRTVRVAAVQYAPDLNSTEGTLQRVLGAVAEAAAKGAQLIVFPEAFIPYYPYYSAVLPPAAMGAEQNRLYANAVRVPGPVTEALSEAARRHRIVLAVGVTERDHGTLYNTQLIFDVDGSLIQKHRKISPAPHERLVWGEGDGTSIKVVESTVGRLGALTCWEHYNPLARFSLIAQHEEIHISTYIGSIFGPVFSNQTETQLLNHALESGCFVVNATAWLTDEQRASIVGDTGMQKVLTGGCMTAIIGPDGQHVVAPLTEGEGILIADLDFSEITNSKRIRDSVGHYSRPDLFSLAVHSKPTPHLRGVSSCGAASRENVEAAQVPATAETEA from the coding sequence ATGGCTCAAGATCACTCGCAATCCAGAACCGTCCGCGTTGCGGCCGTCCAGTACGCACCGGACCTGAACAGCACCGAAGGAACGCTGCAACGGGTCCTCGGCGCGGTCGCCGAAGCCGCCGCCAAGGGAGCCCAACTCATCGTCTTCCCGGAGGCGTTCATTCCCTACTACCCGTACTATTCCGCGGTGCTGCCTCCAGCCGCCATGGGCGCCGAACAAAACCGGCTCTACGCCAATGCCGTTCGCGTACCGGGCCCGGTGACCGAAGCGCTCAGCGAGGCTGCGCGCCGCCATCGGATCGTCCTGGCAGTCGGTGTTACCGAGCGCGACCACGGCACGCTCTACAACACGCAACTGATTTTCGACGTGGATGGCTCGCTCATCCAGAAACACCGCAAGATCTCGCCGGCTCCCCATGAGCGTCTGGTGTGGGGCGAAGGCGACGGCACCAGTATCAAGGTCGTGGAAAGCACTGTCGGACGCCTGGGTGCCCTGACGTGCTGGGAGCACTACAACCCGCTGGCGCGTTTCTCGCTCATAGCTCAACATGAGGAAATTCACATTTCCACGTACATTGGCTCGATCTTTGGCCCGGTGTTCAGCAATCAGACCGAAACCCAGCTGTTGAACCATGCCCTGGAAAGCGGCTGCTTTGTGGTGAACGCCACGGCTTGGCTGACCGATGAACAGCGTGCCAGTATCGTCGGCGATACGGGAATGCAGAAGGTACTGACCGGGGGTTGCATGACGGCAATCATCGGTCCGGATGGTCAGCATGTGGTGGCGCCGCTGACCGAAGGTGAAGGCATCCTGATCGCCGATCTGGATTTCTCCGAAATCACCAACTCGAAGCGCATCAGGGATTCGGTGGGTCACTATTCGCGCCCCGATCTGTTCAGCCTTGCGGTGCATAGCAAGCCGACACCGCATCTGCGCGGTGTCAGCAGCTGCGGCGCCGCCAGCAGGGAGAACGTCGAGGCGGCGCAAGTGCCCGCCACTGCCGAAACAGAGGCCTGA
- a CDS encoding NADPH-dependent F420 reductase, which yields MTTIGIIGAGEVGTHLARAAIAQGYHVVIANSRSPDTLSELVQALGPAARAATAEGAARAGDFVVIAVPLKLINDMPVAALAGKIVIDTNNYMTWRDGHFPMVDSGEKTVHELRQEQLPASRVVKAFTHIQAPRILTWGMAGGVPDRLALAVSSDFPEAVALVTRLYDQFGFDAVDHSPLSESWRNAPGQPAWKQERQTRLELASNLASARRNTQS from the coding sequence ATGACAACCATCGGCATCATCGGCGCGGGAGAGGTCGGTACACACCTCGCGCGCGCGGCTATCGCTCAGGGTTACCACGTAGTGATCGCCAACTCGCGAAGCCCGGACACCTTGAGCGAGCTTGTTCAAGCGCTGGGGCCGGCAGCCAGGGCCGCAACGGCGGAGGGCGCTGCCAGGGCCGGAGATTTCGTCGTGATCGCGGTTCCCCTGAAGTTGATCAATGACATGCCCGTGGCCGCGCTGGCGGGGAAAATCGTGATTGATACGAACAACTACATGACCTGGCGCGATGGCCATTTTCCAATGGTCGACTCGGGCGAGAAGACCGTCCACGAACTGCGCCAGGAACAGCTGCCGGCCTCCAGAGTGGTCAAGGCATTCACTCACATCCAGGCACCGCGCATTCTCACCTGGGGAATGGCAGGCGGTGTTCCCGACCGTCTGGCATTGGCGGTTTCCAGTGATTTTCCGGAGGCGGTGGCCCTGGTGACTCGCCTGTACGACCAATTCGGTTTCGATGCGGTCGATCACAGCCCCCTCAGCGAATCCTGGCGCAACGCTCCCGGCCAGCCAGCCTGGAAACAAGAGCGACAGACCCGGTTGGAGCTGGCATCCAACCTCGCCAGCGCCCGGCGAAATACCCAGAGCTGA
- a CDS encoding YggS family pyridoxal phosphate-dependent enzyme, with protein MNERSADSITQTRHDQHGLWPVAETVEDFRRNLATVNARIEAACARVGRDKHSVRLLPVSKTVDEARIRLAHAAGCNLLGENKVQEASRKWQAMSDLTALRWSVIGHLQTNKAKGVAQFANEFQALDSLRLAAVLDRHLQEAGRSLDVFVQVNTSGEDSKYGLRPEDVAAFLRELPAFPALRVRGLMTLAVLSAEPAQVRCCFKRLRELRDQLRQDLPGGMTLDELSMGMSGDYEIAIEEGATVVRVGQAIFGARSTPDSHYWPSASKAD; from the coding sequence ATGAACGAGCGCAGTGCCGATTCCATCACCCAGACCCGCCATGACCAGCATGGCTTGTGGCCGGTTGCCGAGACCGTCGAAGATTTCCGGCGCAACCTGGCCACGGTCAACGCCCGCATCGAGGCGGCCTGCGCCCGTGTCGGGCGTGACAAGCACAGCGTGCGCCTGCTGCCGGTGAGCAAGACCGTGGACGAGGCGCGCATACGCCTGGCCCATGCCGCCGGGTGCAACCTGCTCGGCGAGAACAAGGTCCAGGAAGCCAGCAGGAAGTGGCAGGCCATGAGCGACCTGACGGCGTTGCGCTGGTCGGTGATCGGTCACCTGCAAACCAACAAGGCCAAGGGGGTGGCGCAGTTTGCCAACGAGTTCCAGGCGCTCGACAGCCTGCGCCTGGCGGCGGTGTTGGATCGCCATCTACAGGAGGCGGGCAGGTCGCTGGATGTGTTCGTCCAGGTCAATACATCGGGCGAGGACAGCAAATACGGGCTGCGCCCCGAAGACGTCGCGGCGTTCCTGCGCGAGCTGCCGGCGTTTCCTGCGCTGCGCGTGCGCGGCTTGATGACCCTGGCCGTGCTGTCGGCGGAGCCCGCGCAGGTTCGCTGCTGCTTCAAGCGGCTGCGTGAGCTGCGCGACCAACTGCGCCAGGACCTTCCGGGCGGTATGACGCTCGATGAGTTATCGATGGGGATGTCGGGCGATTACGAAATTGCCATCGAGGAAGGCGCCACGGTGGTGCGGGTCGGGCAGGCGATTTTCGGTGCGCGCAGCACGCCCGATTCCCATTACTGGCCCTCTGCCTCGAAGGCTGACTGA
- a CDS encoding cytoplasmic protein, translating to MHTHRLVIRRHGKLLGHFDSNTPNAASAVREIASRFTETEGFELEFFVAEQERRLLESGPEGIRLLSSEPVFVSVTSV from the coding sequence ATGCACACTCACAGACTGGTCATTCGACGACACGGCAAGCTATTGGGGCATTTTGATTCCAACACGCCGAATGCGGCGAGCGCGGTTCGGGAGATTGCCTCTCGATTCACTGAAACCGAGGGGTTCGAGTTGGAGTTTTTTGTGGCTGAACAGGAGCGACGCCTGCTGGAAAGCGGTCCTGAGGGCATTCGACTGCTCAGCAGTGAGCCTGTTTTTGTCAGCGTCACAAGCGTTTGA
- a CDS encoding AraC family transcriptional regulator, whose product MLLAQDALSQLLLLHPVRAELNTRCSFRAPWRMEHPLATATVAPYHLVVEGTAMVDIEGHDTLALHAGDMLVFPRGHAHLLYTPDCDDRTPLYTMYRETPLARLANESGGPATDILCGQFHFDAAGSRTLVDALPDVVLIRTAGRSEFVGLQALVQLLRDETNEPRPGASAVVSHLASALLLLLLRAWLEQAHTVPGLFSLLAEPKLNRALHRMLVEPGKAWTLEDLAQQCGMSRATFVRAFRTVAGTTPAELLLSIRMTQAAQCLERTHRSIGDIGESVGYQSEAAFNRAFKRHYQMGPGLFRRARMAERSSRANKQQP is encoded by the coding sequence ATGTTGCTTGCTCAAGATGCACTCAGCCAGCTGCTCCTGCTGCATCCGGTACGGGCAGAGTTGAACACACGCTGCAGTTTCCGTGCGCCATGGAGAATGGAACACCCGCTGGCGACAGCAACCGTCGCCCCTTATCACCTGGTGGTCGAGGGCACGGCGATGGTCGATATCGAGGGCCACGACACCCTCGCGCTGCACGCCGGCGACATGCTGGTCTTTCCCCGCGGCCACGCCCATCTCCTGTATACGCCTGATTGCGACGATCGAACGCCGCTGTACACGATGTACCGCGAGACGCCTCTGGCACGGCTGGCCAACGAATCCGGGGGACCGGCGACCGACATTCTGTGCGGGCAATTCCACTTCGACGCCGCAGGCTCGCGCACCCTCGTCGACGCGCTGCCGGACGTTGTGTTGATCCGCACCGCCGGTCGCTCCGAGTTTGTCGGGCTGCAGGCCCTGGTGCAGTTGTTGAGAGATGAAACCAACGAGCCTCGCCCCGGTGCCAGTGCGGTCGTATCGCACCTTGCGTCGGCACTGTTGTTGCTCTTGCTGCGCGCCTGGCTGGAACAGGCACACACGGTGCCGGGCCTGTTTTCGTTACTCGCCGAGCCTAAACTCAATCGCGCGCTGCACCGGATGCTGGTCGAGCCAGGCAAAGCCTGGACACTCGAAGACCTGGCACAGCAGTGCGGCATGTCTCGCGCCACGTTCGTACGTGCGTTCCGCACTGTCGCCGGCACGACACCGGCAGAGCTGCTTCTCTCGATACGCATGACCCAGGCGGCCCAATGCCTGGAGCGAACCCATCGCAGCATTGGCGACATCGGCGAAAGCGTGGGCTACCAGTCGGAAGCGGCCTTCAACCGGGCGTTCAAGCGCCACTACCAAATGGGGCCGGGGCTTTTTCGGCGCGCACGCATGGCCGAGCGCAGCAGCCGGGCAAACAAACAACAACCCTGA
- the ptsJ gene encoding transcriptional regulator PtsJ: MIKIKGKSAQEIADCIRALVQNGELAPGASLPPVRELAEEINVNRNTVAAAYQRLVTAGIALTQGRHGTTICQAPQAGEQEGLSSGTALIDLADGNPNPLWLPSVASLLAGALPRPYLYGDDTVLPELRALGQQWLAADCPALPSIELTHGAVDAIERLAAALLVPGDGVAIEDPGFLGTINALRLGGMRTLGVEIDRHGMTPASLEAALVKGARAVLITPRAHNPSGCSLSSKRAQQLKKVLARFPEVAVIVDDHFGLLNETPYYSVIPANTPRWALVRSVSKGLGPDLRVAFVGCDNDTAARLRTRLTSGMSWVSHILQAAVITGLTSAESLARMEEARVGYARLRNELCTELAQAGVATTAPEGGFNVWIALPRDAKDVAYELAKKGWLVRLGTAFDIEGYSRAIRVTVSHLKNDQAKAFAQDLQACL; this comes from the coding sequence ATGATCAAAATCAAAGGAAAATCTGCCCAGGAGATCGCCGACTGCATTCGCGCCCTGGTGCAGAACGGTGAACTCGCGCCCGGTGCGTCGTTACCACCGGTGCGGGAACTGGCCGAAGAGATCAATGTGAATCGCAATACGGTTGCGGCGGCGTACCAGCGTCTGGTGACAGCCGGCATCGCCCTGACCCAGGGCCGCCACGGCACGACCATCTGCCAGGCGCCCCAGGCCGGCGAACAGGAAGGCTTGAGCAGCGGCACGGCGCTGATCGACCTGGCCGATGGCAACCCCAATCCGCTGTGGCTGCCCTCGGTGGCGTCGCTGCTGGCCGGCGCGCTTCCCCGCCCGTATCTGTACGGCGACGACACCGTCCTTCCCGAGCTTCGCGCGCTGGGGCAACAATGGCTGGCCGCTGACTGCCCTGCCCTGCCCAGCATTGAACTGACCCATGGCGCGGTCGATGCCATCGAGCGCCTGGCGGCTGCGCTGCTGGTTCCGGGGGATGGCGTGGCAATCGAAGACCCCGGGTTTCTCGGCACGATCAATGCGCTGCGCCTTGGCGGCATGCGCACCCTCGGTGTCGAGATCGACCGGCACGGCATGACCCCTGCTTCGCTGGAGGCAGCGCTGGTGAAAGGCGCAAGGGCGGTGCTGATCACCCCGCGCGCCCACAACCCGTCGGGTTGCAGCCTGTCCAGCAAGCGGGCGCAGCAGCTGAAAAAGGTATTGGCCCGATTCCCCGAGGTGGCGGTGATCGTCGACGACCACTTCGGCCTGCTCAATGAAACGCCCTACTACTCGGTCATCCCCGCCAATACCCCACGCTGGGCGCTGGTGCGCTCGGTATCCAAAGGGCTCGGGCCGGATCTGCGGGTGGCGTTTGTCGGTTGTGACAACGACACCGCCGCGCGCCTGCGCACGCGGCTCACCTCGGGCATGAGCTGGGTCAGCCACATACTTCAGGCGGCGGTGATCACGGGCCTGACGTCCGCCGAATCGCTGGCCCGAATGGAGGAAGCCCGCGTCGGTTACGCACGCCTGCGCAATGAGCTGTGCACGGAACTGGCCCAGGCAGGAGTCGCCACCACCGCACCTGAAGGCGGGTTCAACGTCTGGATCGCATTGCCCAGGGATGCCAAGGACGTGGCCTATGAACTGGCGAAAAAAGGCTGGTTGGTGCGCCTGGGTACGGCCTTCGACATCGAGGGGTATTCGCGGGCAATCCGGGTCACCGTTTCGCACCTGAAGAACGATCAGGCAAAAGCATTCGCGCAGGATCTGCAAGCCTGCCTCTGA
- a CDS encoding type 1 glutamine amidotransferase, translating to MNVHFVVHEAFESPGAYETWVQSRGHQASYSRVYLHEALPENLDDIDLLVVLGGPQGPSTTLEECPHFDAAAECALIARAVAANKAVVGVCLGAQLMGEALGGKCVHSPEAEIGNFPITLTEAGKANAKFADFGDTLEVGHWHNDMPGLTADAKILAASEGCPRQIIEYGKLVYGFQCHMEFTPEVIELLIGASGEDLVKLSQRRFVQQPPTLRANGYTAMNQKLFGFLDALVSDYKATR from the coding sequence TTGAACGTACATTTCGTGGTCCATGAAGCCTTCGAATCGCCGGGCGCCTATGAAACCTGGGTCCAGAGCCGCGGTCATCAGGCCAGCTATTCGCGCGTTTACTTGCATGAGGCGCTGCCCGAAAACCTGGATGATATCGACTTGCTGGTCGTCCTCGGTGGCCCGCAAGGTCCTTCGACCACCCTCGAAGAATGCCCGCACTTCGATGCAGCGGCCGAATGCGCACTGATCGCCAGGGCCGTGGCCGCGAACAAGGCGGTGGTAGGTGTCTGTCTGGGCGCTCAATTGATGGGTGAGGCACTGGGTGGGAAATGCGTCCATAGCCCGGAAGCGGAAATCGGCAACTTCCCGATCACCTTGACCGAGGCCGGCAAGGCCAACGCCAAATTCGCTGATTTCGGCGACACCCTTGAGGTCGGCCATTGGCACAACGACATGCCCGGCCTGACCGCCGACGCCAAAATCCTCGCCGCCAGCGAAGGCTGCCCGCGGCAGATCATCGAGTACGGCAAGCTGGTGTACGGCTTCCAATGCCACATGGAGTTCACCCCCGAGGTCATCGAGCTGCTGATTGGGGCGTCCGGGGAGGATCTGGTGAAACTCTCGCAACGACGCTTCGTGCAACAGCCGCCGACCTTGCGGGCGAATGGCTACACGGCGATGAACCAGAAGCTGTTTGGCTTCCTCGATGCGCTGGTCAGCGACTACAAGGCAACGCGCTAG
- a CDS encoding TetR/AcrR family transcriptional regulator has product MGRQREFDVEQALDAALCVFWRKGYEGASYTDLTQATGVERPALYSAFGNKEALFRRALERYYEHYLDFFPAALELPTAREVVERILRASVELNTRYADRTGCLGIHGALAGSDDAAPIQHALIEARADGEKSLRERLERARDDGDLPQTVNCAVLAALVLAVLHGMAVQAKAGFSREVLDSVVEQFLSTWPSA; this is encoded by the coding sequence ATGGGAAGGCAACGAGAGTTCGACGTGGAACAAGCGCTGGATGCCGCACTGTGTGTGTTCTGGCGCAAGGGCTATGAAGGCGCGTCGTACACCGACCTGACGCAAGCGACCGGTGTCGAACGCCCGGCACTCTATTCCGCGTTTGGCAACAAGGAAGCGTTGTTCCGCCGGGCGCTGGAACGCTACTACGAGCACTACCTGGACTTCTTTCCCGCAGCGCTGGAGTTGCCGACTGCGCGGGAAGTCGTCGAACGCATCCTGCGCGCGTCAGTCGAGCTCAATACACGTTATGCCGATCGCACGGGCTGCCTGGGAATCCACGGCGCACTGGCAGGCTCGGATGATGCCGCGCCTATCCAACACGCCCTGATCGAGGCGCGTGCAGACGGCGAGAAGTCGCTACGTGAACGCCTCGAACGAGCCCGCGACGATGGCGACCTGCCGCAGACGGTGAACTGCGCCGTGCTCGCCGCTCTCGTGCTGGCCGTGCTGCATGGCATGGCCGTACAGGCCAAGGCCGGATTCAGTCGGGAGGTGCTGGACTCGGTGGTCGAGCAGTTCCTGTCGACCTGGCCATCGGCCTGA